In Gopherus evgoodei ecotype Sinaloan lineage chromosome 16, rGopEvg1_v1.p, whole genome shotgun sequence, the DNA window CTTGCTCTGCCCTCTGGGTTCTGACACTTCAGGGTGAGttttcatgcttgctgtgctTCATGCACAGCAGGGGTTAGTCTGACAGAATCACACACAGCAGTTATTTAAGTAGTAATTAAAATGAATGTTGAAGTAAATCCTCTATAAGTTACCTTGGTGCAATACAACCTGCTGTACCTTAGCTGGCTTTATACTTTATCTGGCAACATAGTTACCCTCCTAACTGAACCAGCACCTCCtagttcagggtttctcaaactggggtcgctgcttgtgcagggaaagaccctggcagggcgggccgggccagtttgtttacctgccctgtccgcaggtttggccgattgcggctcccattggccacggtttgctgctccgggccaatgggggctgctgaagTGGCggtcagtaagtccctcggcctgtaccacttccagcagcttccattggcccggagcagtgatccgcggccagtgggagctgcaattggccgggcctgcggacagggcaggtaaacacaccggcccggcctgccaggggctgtccctacacaagcagcgacccctatttgagaaaccctgccctagTTCGTCTCTTTCTGATAACCTCAGATGAAGCTTAATTTTGTAATAACACTTAGAAGTATTTACCTAACATAGCtatcagatactacagtgatgagcacggTTTAAGAACCTGTGTAGAATAGATTCTCACCTCTTAGTTGTCTTCTCTCACAACTAAAGAATCCCAGGTTTGTTACTCACTGTTCCTATGTAAAACCACCAGTTCAGTATTAGTGCTGTGGAGAGTATTACAAAGAAAGATGTTTAACATGAATGTCGTCACTGTCTTGGGAAGAACATgacaagttaaaaataaaagtattatCTATATATCACTATGCATGTACATTAAAAGGAACATCTTTGCAGTACGAGTCCGGTACTAATGCTTCTTCGAAATCACTTTATAGATGAAAACATCCTTGCAGCATTTTCATGCTaccctttcttcattttcttctccaCCATTCAATCCCCTTATTATGGCCGCCATCCTTCTAGCCACTGCATTTTTTCCTCCTCAACCGCTATGAGTAgaggatgttttttttttttttttcatcattcCTACCCTCTGCTGATCTGGAGAGTGAGAGGCTGgaaccaggaattgaacctggagcTTCACCTAGCAGATGGCTCATAACTGTCTCTGAGCCCATGGACCAAGTCACGATGCTCAGCTATTTGATTAGTCTGTATTCTAGTAAAATAGGCCTAACAGGGCTTACTTTTTAGTTTTGGTGCATGGTAAAGGAATCATTGCAGATGCTGAAAGCACTGATGAGTATTTCACTGGCTATTTTTATAGGCTGCTTAATTGAAAACCAGTATGAACCAACAACTCTGCTTTTGTTGGATGCTCTCAGGATGAATCCAGAAAGGCCAGTGCTGGTGAAGAATACCTGCTTGGCATTGGCAAGCCTCCTAAGGATATCTGGTAACAATCCAGAAAGATGTTTTTAACAATGGCAAGTGGGCATCAGAGGCAAACACTGTAAAGACCAAAGGTTCCCAGTGGGGTTGGAAGGGGCATCTGTCCTCCTGGACCAGTCTTCTCCTTCTGTCGGAGAAAAACATTCAAAGAAGAAAACTGGATTAGCCCCTCCTGGCCAAGAACAGAAGCATAAATGTCAGAGGAAACTGGTGGatcagcagagggagggggaccctgttgtaaactctctctctctttctctcttaaaTGCTTCCTTTGACGTTCTAGTGTGTAAAAAGGATACAGCTCAAGGAGTGGTTAATGGAAAATGAACAAAGGGTATCTGGGACATAAAGAGAAGTTTTGTCATGCAAGAAAGTGTCAGCTGCTTACACAATCCTACACATTATCTGAAGGTGCTTCAGAATAGTTTTCCAAGGCAGGAAATCTGCCACTGCCTAGTAGCACTTGTGTCCCTCTTtttcagagttatctgctttTAGACTTATAGTAACAGATACAAAGGGCAGTGGAATAAGCCTGATCAAAGATTCCTACCACTTTCACTGTGATGATCCGGAAGTGGTGGAGAACATCTGTATACTGATTAATGAGATGGTTCAGTACGGTAAGGTCTTGTTCTTTCTTGTCTTTGGCCAGTGCTTTTTGTTCagacatcagaggggtagccgtgttagtctggatctgtaaaagcagcaaagaatcctgtggcaccttatagactaacagaagttttggagcatgagctttcctgggtgaatacccacttggtcagatgcatcccacaaaaagctcatgctccaaaacgtctgttagtctataaggtgccacaggattctttgctgtttgttCAGACAGTGCATAAAATAAGTGACCAAGAATAATTCTACACTGTCAGTGAGCACAGTGACTGGAAATTACTGCTTGCAGTCCCCAGCCAGACAACCATACTGTACAGTAAGCTATAGCTCACCTTCTGTGGTATGAAACCTGCTATATGTTTTCAGATTCAGGTTAGGAGCTATTCCATATCTGGGGTTGCTTCTCCCCAGATCTTTCACCATGGAAGTGTAAATAGTGAAGCAGGAAAGGCAATATGTTGCAGTTTGAACAAGAACATCTAGATAAGCATAAAGCCTTGCTTGTCTAATGAAAGgcaggagaaagaaaggaaacaaaactcCAGATGCAGCCCATCTCAGAAATAATGCACTGGCTTATTTTTATCCCACAAGTTAATAACATCTGACCCTTCCATTTAAACTGCTCTTGCCTACTAATACTGCTTTCTGTCTGCACATTTTTAACTAGccagtaagctcttcagggcagagacacaGTCTCATGATGTGGTTAAACAGAACCCAAtgcaatggggccccaatctttgTTGTAGCCTGTGCACTCTACTCCAGTACAAGTAATTAATACACAGAGGCAGAGCTCCAGGCCTCTCGGTTCCTGTGCTTGCATATCAATTGTACTAACATGGATGCTCATTAGCATCTTATGGATGCTGAAGGAATCTTTCAATTGTCCTTTACTTGATTTACTTTAATTTCCATCTAACCTGATCCCACTTTTCCTCTTGGCAGTAATACTTTAATCATGCACCTGAGGTTACAATAAACCTTATGTTTGTTTCAAACTTCTTTATGATATTCTTGTTTCCTAATATAAAGGCCTTTCCCTCCCCCTAGTCCCTTTGGCCATTGTCAGGTGAGAGCTATGGAAGATGAAGTATTATTCCAATAAGTGTTTATTACTGTAACTAAGATAGATTCCCCTCTTCCTTTTCATGAGATGACATAGTGCTAGAGATGATCTCCCAGAATATGAAGGAGCTGCTGACTGAAATGAAAGTCAAGTTTACATCCAGTCTGGTAGGCAGAAGTCACTGTGGTAACAAAGAGCATACTCAGTCTATTCGTACAAATGGTTTTATTTCTTGGCTGTGGATTACACAAACATCAATCCTCTGGAGTTGTTTGTGGCATCCATCTTACCGAGAGGAAGACATAGTGCAGGAACTTGTGGGGGTAGGGGCTTAGTGTGAATTCAGTGTGCAGGGTACTCTGGAGGCATGGAGACTCAGAATATTTCTAAGTGTACTAAAAACAGAAGCAGGTGGAGCATAGTTTATCAAACTTCATGCTGAAGATGCTCTTAAATCAATTAAATGTAAGTTTGACACTATTCCTGCTTCATCCAGTATTAGCCTGcatgtatttttttattacattttttgtaCCAGAAATACAGGTTAAAGTATATAGGAACAAGACAACTATATTACAAAGCAAAGAGGGATTTACTGATCTAAATAACCCTAAAAAGCCCAAGCCACTTAATTGGGTGAGCTTGCTGTCCTGGGGAATTACTTTACGTTAAATTACTCAAACAGCAAAATAATTCCCGCCTTTGTTTTTCTAACACTAGAGCGACCTACACTCTTAAACCACCAAGTTATTAACAGAATAGTTTGCTGTCAAGCATGtagcagttatttaaaaaaacaatcaactAAAACTGATAGAGCCTCCACCTTTACTCTTGTGTTAGTCATTAATTTAATTTGCTCACAGTTCTCTTCCTCCAGAATGTTTGCCACATAGGCCATAGTACAAAGTCACTACTTTCCACAGTGTTTTCTCTAGCTAGCATTACCATTCCCATTGAAAAAGCCAAAACACATTCCACATGTGAAATACACTGAAAAaattacaattattttattacaaaacctaagagttccttccctctcccatttTCCTCTTCCTCTAATCAAGGCTTTTTACAAGCTAGATATTGCTCAGTGTACTTAAACATTATGTAACATTACAACTATTGCTAAATATTTAGAGCAGATTCGTGATGAccttttagcattttttttttaatttttagacaTTATGTAAATTTTATAGTTTTAGGGGCCAATCCTTTAGTACAAAGGAATTATGGGTGAGAGTAAAGTGTCCGAATTAGGCCACCCATTTgctaaaaatattgaaataagttACTGAGACCCAAAAATGCAAATGAGATATACCGTCTGAACTCCTATAAAAGGACATATATTAAATACAGAATAGATTTTTGTACCGTAGTTCTTAATTGTATCTTTACACTGTAAAGTAAAAACAAGGATAAACTTGTATTTAACAATTTTCACTTTCTCCCCAGGAGATAATTACCCTTGTGgattcagcacttttgaaactgCAGAAGTAaggtaaaagctgttttatataTACAAGGCTTGAAGTCTTCTGATTCAGGTAGAAATGCTTGATTCCTtcagaagtattttaaaaagatttttctccccagaaggagaTACTGCCTGTATTATATAGACATCATCTGCTTGAACATATTCCATTGTATTCTTTACAACGAACCACTTTGACTACTGACTATTGAGAGTCTGACAGCAGTGTCATTTTCGGAGCCTGTCTTACTTTGTggatttttaaactatatttaatGTATACTGTACTTTCCTAAAAGATTAATAAAAATCCTACTAAGGTCTACAGTCTTGGAGTTACGTGAGTTTTATGGATTTAGTGAGCTTTTGGTCCGTGGATTATTTATtttcaggatgagctctacctcaACAGTTTGTGAACAGACATGATTCCTTGTAATGGACTGTTCACAGCTATTAGTTTATTACGCATGACTGATTCAAGGATAATACAGTTGGCAAGAGAAGAAAGCCATCATACGTCATAGGAATCTAGTCACCATTTGAATCTAGTAAATGCTGCACAGCAGAAAATGACACAATAGAATAGTTGACattttagaatttatttttctacAGTTTAGGTTTGGCTTTGATAGCTGCTTCCCATTGCTTTTTCACTAGTGTGTATAGTCTCATAGCTGCCTGCGCATCCTGAATCTGGAAGACAATGAAACAAGCCGCAGGTtaaagaaagaaagcagaagTTGCTGCAGGATCATTGTTAATGGTAGTCACATCCTCTCATCCATTTTATTCCCCAAATAAAAGTAAACCTTTTTAATTTCACTTAATGCTGAAATAATTCATGTAAGAGAACACTTAATTTAGCTGATGGGACATTTTCCATATGGTTAGTGTTCATGAAAATAGGAGATTAACACTATTGGTATGAAGCAGGTAAGGACGATACAAGCTTTCCTCAGACCGGTATTGCACATTGATATGTTGAGTAAAGATTACCAAATCTCATGAGTACAGAGATGACAATGAGGTTATACTTCTACTAGGGTCCCAGAGCCTAAAACCCAATGCACTGTTGATCCACCCATAAATACATTTTCCCCATGGGTTTACGTACTGAACAGTGCTCCGATGTCTGCACTTTCacattcagcagtttctcacaaAGCAGTTTTAGAGATGGACGTCCACTCTAGAGGCAAAAATAAGAGAATCAGAGTTGTTACGCCAACTATGAAATTAAATAGTATCTCCTCCGTTGCATGAAGGACACAATTACTCAAGCTAAATCCTACAGTAAGGTTTTAGTTTAAGAAAACCCATTAAACCATAGTGTGTCTAAGTTTCTACAGAAGAGTTGGTGAGACAGATGCCATTTGTCAGGTCACTGAGAGATCTATTCAAGCCTCCACTCTTGTAAATCCCTTCAGCATTATAAGAATGACATAGACAGTGATATAACTTACAGCAGCACATATGACTATAGCCTCGTCAACGATAGCTTTTTAAAGCTTTTAgtaagagggagaaaggaaaaactgggtgtcttgttttgaaatttaaaatatcaCCTGTCACTTCAAAGGTAAACCATTGGATCTTGCTTGACAGATGTTTCCAGTCAGGAAGGTGAGCAAACAATATCACAAAATAGAACCCACTATTTTCTATATATAGATCCATATTATCTTATTTGACTGCCCAAAAAGATGATAGAAAGACCCACCTTCCTGTTTTGAGTTCCAGGAAATGGGAAAGCCAATGAATTTGCTGTGCATGGGTATTGCTGGTAATCTTGATTGGCAGTAAGTTTCTTAGTACTTTTACACATTCCAAACACTGTataataggcttggcagaattcaattttttaaaatattttttactaataaaaatgtttagtttaagctttttaaaattttatacatttaaatgttcacagttgcaggaaattatgggggaatcagacaattatttaatgactgtaCATGCTGAGGTTCAAAAAAGTTAaaaactttataaccattaaaatacaaattgtcactATCCCATGTCAAAATATGCTAAGTAAATACAGCGGAGTCGCATCTTACATgggggttaggttctgaagtcagcgCATAAGGTGCAAATCGTGTATAGCCAAacgctcattgagtggaatggtgggcagaatcacccgcactacaggtgacagtatttaaattgtttttcttttttgttttgttttgccatgTGCGTATAGTTAAAATTGCGTAAGTTAAATACGCCTATGATGCGACTCCACTGTATCCTTAAATCACACTCTAAAGTTcttaaacagcatttttcttctcttgcttatctgtaaatttcagttattgatgcaaatattttttcagtttgtctgTACAGTGAAATTGAAGTTTACTGctatttactgaaaaaaattaatccttCCAAACCTATGTCTAAATACATTAAACTAGCTAACTTTCATAAATGGCAGTGCCTCAGATACCCTCATTTTACAAGAGGACAGTTAAAGCAGAGAGgtaaagggacttgcccaagcttGTAcaaagagtcagtggcagaaccaggactgGAGACTAAATGTGCAGGAGGGAATCATTCCTCTAGATCTTGTTGCCTTGCACTAGCACTAAATGTTAGTGAATCAAGAGACTATTTTCTGCACGTTTCTTACTTTGACTTCCTTTCTGAAAGGTTTGTATCTTTGTGTGTCCCGAATTTTCTTTTTAGGATGATCAAGAAACAGgatctgaaagaaaaatatttccattgtaaAGAAGGCAGTACAGTAGCAGGATACTTTATACAGCCGAGTGCACTGCTCCCATCGATTCAAAGGATAGTTCACAACATGAACAAGTAAGATTCCGGGTGTTAGGACATCCTCAGTATCCAAGAGTAAGAGCCCCAACCAATTTGCATAACGGGGCTCAGATGGGCGCCATCTTTGGGAGGTGCTGCCTGTGGAGCTTGTATGCCTCAGCACAGAATACTCCAGTCTAATGCAAGTGGCCAAATGTCTCTGTATTAATGATGCCACTGGCCTCACTGTAGAACTTCAGAGTGTGCTTTGGCCTTCCCTAATATGCAAATAACTTGATCAACTTGCTGATTCCTAGACTAGAAGGAAacattaaaatgataaaatgtgcCCTGAGAGCTTTAATGTCCATACAGAGAGCAGATAAAAACAGAAGATCCTaaggtctcatctgaaagactCAAGTCACTGGATAGCTGAATTATGCTATATTTTAACCTGCTCTGGAATGACACAAGACTGAATGGACCCAGCTGCAATCTGAACCTATGGTTCCAGAGTAGAGGTGTTTTAACCTGATGCTTCAGCTAACATTCTGGGGTGACAAGTCAGTCACCTGAAGACAGGGGCTTCAAAGCAATCAATATCTAACCATGTACCTttaagtcattgtggatagcatGCCCAACTAAAATCCTTCCTTTCAAGATGTCAGCCACCTCCTTCTGAACATTTTTAAACTCCGCTCCTACAAACACAACACATTTTCAGTAAGAGACAAGACAAAGCGCAAGTTGTGAGACAGCATTAGAAAGTGGAGCATTTTATGTGGTAGGCACTTCCTTTGGGACCCAAGGTATTGGAGAATGCAGAATTCTTGTACACAATAATCCTCAGTTTGCTCATAACTACAGACTCGAAGATGGCAGAACAGGCGCACACGTGAACAAAAATAGTGGTAATTGAGAAACAGACTTCTACCTATTGGCCTAAGACCACCCTTGCATTTTTGTAGGCAATGGTTAGAGAAGTTACACTCTACTGGGGCAATAATGATCAGTCTGCAAGAAAGTATCAAATGTATTTTGATTCATGATCTATTGTAGAGTTCCCTTTAATTTAGATATTTTAGGTTATGCTGAGATTGAGATTGTTTTATTTCCTACACAAAAACAGAATTAAACAGGCCCTAAAATAGCTTAGCAGGAACTCAGTCAGGGATGTTTCTGTGGTGCTCAACTGGATCCTCTCTCTTAAGGAATGTGCTGGGAAAGATCACTCACCTTTCTTTATGTCCTTGGGCCGTATGCCGCTAACAGCTGTCCTGTAATCGGTCACTTTTTCTGTAGGCTTGACATATTTGTCATAAATACACTTTCCAAATTGGTTCACAATGGATACACGAGCCAGGATGCTGTCTTCACCCTCGGGCCCCACTCCCACCATCTCACAGTCCATGGCTACAGCTTTTGTCAGCCTAAAAGAGGATACCAGAGTTAGAAAGCCTTTGCTGTGATCATATACATCTAGATGTACAGGTTAGTCACCAGTTAAAAAACAAATGGGGCACTTAACATCTCAGAGTAGTTTCAGTTTGTTTGCAGACTCAAGAAGACATCAGTTTACACTCCGTTTATGTTTGGAAGCCACGGTTGTAAGAAAGAGAAAATGTCTGACACCTCTATATACTGTATATCCACTTTACGTTAGAAATACAACCTACCCCGCAAAAGCCTTTTCTTTAACCAGCACCTGTTCCGTAGACAGCTGTGATTTGCCTTCAATTCCCATATTTCTTCTAGCAACTTTTGCTGCTTCAGGTCCTATTGCTGCTTCAATATCCTCTGGATCTACACCGTCAAACCAGATGTCGGCTCTGGCAGGAAAAGATAAAATTACACTATAACATTGTTAAAAAATGCACTGTCTAAAAGGCTGGTTTATTTTTGACCGTTTGGCTAAGCCTGATGTTTATAAAAGCAAGGAGGAGTCAGCTAATTAGTCTAAATCAGTGCCAACTAGTCCAACAGTCAGATGCTGCAGACCATGTAGTTTTACTCAAACATCATAGGATTTGGGTTAGTCTGCCCATGTGGCTAGCCGGGAGAGTGTGGAATTCTTTGTATTGTAATCTTATACTGTGTTCCTCAGGGTACATGATATAAGATTAGAAGTATCTGTGTCTGAACTTCTGTCCAGCCACACACCCAATCTGTTCTCCTGTCCATTCTGCCTCTTCAGGTACCAGTGATTCCTTAGTTCCCAGGTC includes these proteins:
- the REXO4 gene encoding RNA exonuclease 4 isoform X2, with the translated sequence MAKIKTKESKASTSIPSVKPENLKKQHRKNKKKIWKNKVKQIGKKKQKDTNVVGVLPPKAPQEFSSNWKTLQELLKQKATSLDKSLPVSQTYSKTHTTKKGKVKGIPAINGGRNMGTFKSVNKMDSDPATERRAPDKTLSDGKGNRKEHKRKNGNTEKEQGDIKHKRRKADKHTEQPLAEADIWFDGVDPEDIEAAIGPEAAKVARRNMGIEGKSQLSTEQVLVKEKAFAGLTKAVAMDCEMVGVGPEGEDSILARVSIVNQFGKCIYDKYVKPTEKVTDYRTAVSGIRPKDIKKGAEFKNVQKEVADILKGRILVGHAIHNDLKILFLDHPKKKIRDTQRYKPFRKEVKSGRPSLKLLCEKLLNVKVQTSEHCSIQDAQAAMRLYTLVKKQWEAAIKAKPKL
- the REXO4 gene encoding RNA exonuclease 4 isoform X1, whose protein sequence is MAKIKTKESKASTSIPSVKPENLKKQHRKNKKKIWKNKVKQIGKKKQKDTNVVGVLPPKAPQEFSSNWKTLQELLKQKATSLDKSLPVSQTYSKTHTTKKGKVKGIPAINGGRNMGTFKSVNKMDSDPATVCVPVAIPKSERRAPDKTLSDGKGNRKEHKRKNGNTEKEQGDIKHKRRKADKHTEQPLAEADIWFDGVDPEDIEAAIGPEAAKVARRNMGIEGKSQLSTEQVLVKEKAFAGLTKAVAMDCEMVGVGPEGEDSILARVSIVNQFGKCIYDKYVKPTEKVTDYRTAVSGIRPKDIKKGAEFKNVQKEVADILKGRILVGHAIHNDLKILFLDHPKKKIRDTQRYKPFRKEVKSGRPSLKLLCEKLLNVKVQTSEHCSIQDAQAAMRLYTLVKKQWEAAIKAKPKL